From the Halobellus litoreus genome, the window TTCGGGGGTGGTGTCTGATGCCTCTGACTCGGCGGTTTCTTGCTCTTGGGACTCGGTGCCGTCGCTGTCCTCCGTTCCGGTGTCGGCGGGATCACCGGACGCGGTGCCGTCGTTACCTTCCGATCCGGCGGCGTCAGGTTGCTCGGGCCCCGACTCCGCGCCGTCGGTTCCCTCGGGTTCGGCGTCCTCCGAATCCTCTGCGGGGGCCGTTTCCGGTACCGTGTCGTTCTCGGCTTCCGCCCCCTCGTCGGCGCCCTCGATATCGCTGAGGCCGGAGACGGTCAGATCGCCGATGAGCTTCATATTCGATTCGGTCTCCGCAAACTCGATCGAGTACGGTCCGACCCCGTCGTCGGTACCCGACTCCACGGCGATGTAGTACGTACCCCCGGCTAACGTTCCGGAGATGGGTTCGACACCGCCGACAGCGACCGGGAAGACGCCGATCGGCTGTCCCTGCCCGTTAAGGAACAGGAAGTCGAGCGTCCCGGACCCCTCACCGGCGGGCCTGGTCAGTTGGAACTGGACCGCGCCCGGATCCGTCTGGAAGACGAACCAGTCTGGATCGTCCGGGGTCGAGATCACGCCGGTCACCGGGACGCCGCTCTGGAGTGCGGTGGCCTGCGAGGGGTCGTCGTTCGGCTCGTTCGAATCGCCGTCCGGAACGTCCGATTCGACGTACGTCAGTTCGTACGGGCCGACGCCGTCGTCGGACCCGGAGCCCACGAGAACGTAGTACGTGCCCGCGGGGAGCGTTCCGGCGATCGAGTCGAACTCGTCGGGCAGGAACGGGATGTCGTCCGAGATGGGCTGACCCTGCGCGTCCAAGAACGTCACCGTGAGCGTTCCCGTTCCGCCACCGGTCCGGGCGAAGTCGAACTCCACTGGACCGTCCGCTTGAACCTCGAACGCGAACCAGTCGGGATCGTTCGGGTCTGCGACCTCACCGGTCACGGTCTCCCCGATCGGTAGCGCGGTCGCCTGCGAGGGGTCGTCGTTCGGCTCGTTCGGGTCTGCGCCCGGCGGCTCTGGTTCGGGCGGTTGTGGCCCTTCCAGGTCGACGTACGTCAGGTCGTACGGGCCGACGCCGTCGTCGGATCCGGACCCCACGAGGACGTAGTACGTGTCCGCGGGGAGCGTTCCGGTGATCGTGTCGGACTCGCCCGACAGGAACGGGATGTCGCTCGAAATGGGCTGTCCCTGCGCGTCGAGGAACGTCACCGTGAGCGTTCCCGTTCCGTCACCGGTCCGGGCGAAGTCGAACTCGATCGGGCCCTCCGTCTGAACCTCGAAGACGAACCAATCCGGATCGTCCGGGTCCGATACCTCACCGGTCACGGTCTCTCCGATCGGAAGCGCGGTGGCCTGCGAGGGGTCGTCGTTCGGCTCGTTCGAGTCTCCCGCCGGCGGGTCGGGCGGCGTCAGCCCGCTCCCGTCGACCCGCACCGTGTACGTCCCGACGCCGTCTTCGACGTTCACGACCTGGACGTAGTACGGTCCGGCGACGTCCGCCGTCGCCGAGAGTTCGACCGGCGCACTGCCCCCGACGAACTCGAACGCAATCATCTCGCGGTCCGGCCCGTACAGCGCGACGGCGGTGACGCCGGGCGCGGGGACGTAGCTGACGGTCATCTCCCCGGGTTGCGCCTGGACGACGAAGACGTCGACGTCGGCGACGTCGAGGTCGGTCGTGACGGGCGCACCGAACGAGAGGGGGCTCGCGGTGTCGAAGTCGTCGTTCGGTTCGACGACAGTCGCCCCATCGACGAGCAGCTCGGCGGCCGCGAGGGCGTCGACGATGCCCGCGCCGTATCGCGGGTCGGGCTCGGTCGGCGCACCGACCGGCTTCGTGGCGGTCGTGGCGAGCACGTCCCTGATCTCGGCGGGCGACGGACTGCCGGTCGAGACCGGGTCGTCGCGGGTCGAGGCGATGAGGAGCGCGCTCACCCCGCTGACGTGCGGGGTCGCCATACTCGTGCCCTGGAGTTCGGCGTAGTCGCCGCCCGGTTGCGCGCTGAGAACTGGCTGCCCGGGGGCGGCCACACGCGGGACGACGTACTGTTCGGGCCAGTCGCTGGGGGCGTTCCCCCAGCTGGCGCTGGTGGTGATTACCTCGCCCGAAGAGAAACTGGCGATCCCGTCGTTCGGGTCGGACGCGCCGACGCTGAGCGCCTCGTAGACGTTCCCGGGCGACCCGCTCGTGCCGGGGCCAGTGTTACCGATGGCGGCGACGACGAGCACGCCCGCCGCCTCGGCGTTCCTCACCTCGACGAGGTCGCCGGCCCAGTAGCCGAGACCGCCGAGGCTCAACGAGATGATGTCGGCCCCCTGGAGCACGGCCCACTGCATCCCGGCGTACTGCTG encodes:
- a CDS encoding S8 family serine peptidase, encoding MSLLLILSSGAVTIGAGATSVPGGGAGPGDGIATIHPTLSGDQGSVEVIVRLQEADIPSGADREEVIELLQAHAEETQEPIVAFAEDRPGIRVVNQFWLTNAVLVEVDTSRVPLRTVANLPEVREIHPNYAIYRGGVTRAEPVSIDRAETVSVDAVRSADTAQPAADLQVIGTTTETTWGVERVNAPAVWDQYGTTGEGVVVAVLDTGIDASHPDIDLYTTDPTDPTYPGGWAEFDAAGFRVADSEPYDADLWYGHGTHVSGTVAGGAASGTAIGVAPGVALLHGSVLNVPIYDDTGTAVDVAGSATQQYAGMQWAVLQGADIISLSLGGLGYWAGDLVEVRNAEAAGVLVVAAIGNTGPGTSGSPGNVYEALSVGASDPNDGIASFSSGEVITTSASWGNAPSDWPEQYVVPRVAAPGQPVLSAQPGGDYAELQGTSMATPHVSGVSALLIASTRDDPVSTGSPSPAEIRDVLATTATKPVGAPTEPDPRYGAGIVDALAAAELLVDGATVVEPNDDFDTASPLSFGAPVTTDLDVADVDVFVVQAQPGEMTVSYVPAPGVTAVALYGPDREMIAFEFVGGSAPVELSATADVAGPYYVQVVNVEDGVGTYTVRVDGSGLTPPDPPAGDSNEPNDDPSQATALPIGETVTGEVSDPDDPDWFVFEVQTEGPIEFDFARTGDGTGTLTVTFLDAQGQPISSDIPFLSGESDTITGTLPADTYYVLVGSGSDDGVGPYDLTYVDLEGPQPPEPEPPGADPNEPNDDPSQATALPIGETVTGEVADPNDPDWFAFEVQADGPVEFDFARTGGGTGTLTVTFLDAQGQPISDDIPFLPDEFDSIAGTLPAGTYYVLVGSGSDDGVGPYELTYVESDVPDGDSNEPNDDPSQATALQSGVPVTGVISTPDDPDWFVFQTDPGAVQFQLTRPAGEGSGTLDFLFLNGQGQPIGVFPVAVGGVEPISGTLAGGTYYIAVESGTDDGVGPYSIEFAETESNMKLIGDLTVSGLSDIEGADEGAEAENDTVPETAPAEDSEDAEPEGTDGAESGPEQPDAAGSEGNDGTASGDPADTGTEDSDGTESQEQETAESEASDTTPEPPTENQESEESEDSDTQTPTDGDASGDDADTETTDVSEDSQSSGEGG